In Promicromonospora sukumoe, the following proteins share a genomic window:
- a CDS encoding ABC transporter substrate-binding protein has product MLRHHRAATVHRTLAAATAAAAALTLTACGSGGPESDGTVTVWTVETQPERLAIQQAAMDAWAEGSGLETDLVPVEEDQVSQLLSAAALSGEDMPDVVNAISPGLVRSFDRDGYLDRDAAAAVVDALGADTFTPEALELSSDGDELLAVPSDAWPMMVYYRTDLFEEAGLEPPATYDDLRAAAEELTADGRYGITLSTDAADPFTQQTLEFLAQGNGCELVDDAGEATLDSPACTETVELYGGLAGDFSPEGSQGVESTRASYFAGQAAMTVWSSFLLDEMAGLREEFTPSCDECADDPGWLAENTAVVPVVEGPSAGGDGGDAAGYVEFVSWGITDGADPETADFVEYMMSDAYVDWLAMAPEGKVPVRTGTAESPTEYTDAWSGLEIGIDSRQTFSDVWPAEVTDTLAAAPGSADRWALPQGQGAILGPITSELPLAKAAADLGSGSVDAAQAQTAMQEAVAEIAGRD; this is encoded by the coding sequence ATGCTCCGGCACCACCGCGCGGCCACTGTTCACCGGACCCTCGCGGCGGCGACTGCCGCGGCGGCGGCCCTCACGCTCACCGCCTGCGGCAGCGGCGGGCCCGAGTCGGACGGGACGGTCACCGTCTGGACCGTCGAGACCCAGCCCGAGCGCCTCGCGATCCAGCAGGCCGCGATGGACGCCTGGGCCGAGGGGTCCGGCCTGGAGACCGACCTGGTCCCAGTCGAGGAGGACCAGGTCTCCCAGCTACTGTCCGCCGCGGCCCTGTCCGGCGAGGACATGCCGGACGTCGTCAACGCGATCAGCCCCGGCCTGGTCCGGTCCTTCGACCGGGACGGCTACCTCGACCGCGACGCGGCCGCCGCCGTCGTCGACGCGCTCGGCGCGGACACCTTCACGCCGGAAGCCCTCGAGCTGTCCAGCGACGGCGACGAGCTGCTCGCCGTCCCCTCCGACGCCTGGCCGATGATGGTCTACTACCGCACCGACCTGTTCGAGGAGGCGGGCCTGGAGCCGCCCGCCACCTACGACGACCTGCGCGCGGCCGCCGAGGAGCTGACGGCAGACGGCCGGTACGGGATCACGCTGTCCACCGACGCGGCCGACCCGTTCACGCAGCAGACGCTGGAGTTCCTGGCCCAGGGCAACGGCTGCGAGCTCGTGGACGACGCCGGGGAGGCGACCCTCGACAGCCCCGCGTGCACCGAGACGGTTGAGCTGTACGGCGGCCTGGCCGGCGACTTCTCGCCGGAGGGCTCGCAGGGCGTCGAGTCCACGCGGGCGTCGTACTTCGCCGGGCAGGCGGCCATGACCGTCTGGTCGTCGTTCCTGCTGGACGAGATGGCGGGCCTGCGGGAGGAGTTCACGCCGTCGTGCGACGAGTGCGCGGACGACCCGGGCTGGCTGGCCGAGAACACCGCCGTCGTCCCCGTGGTGGAGGGGCCCTCCGCGGGCGGCGACGGCGGGGACGCGGCCGGCTACGTCGAGTTCGTGTCCTGGGGCATCACCGACGGCGCGGACCCCGAGACGGCCGACTTCGTGGAGTACATGATGTCCGACGCCTACGTGGACTGGCTGGCGATGGCGCCCGAGGGCAAGGTGCCCGTGCGCACCGGCACGGCGGAGAGCCCCACCGAGTACACCGACGCGTGGTCCGGGCTGGAGATCGGCATCGACTCCCGGCAGACGTTCTCCGACGTCTGGCCCGCGGAGGTGACCGACACCCTGGCCGCCGCTCCCGGGTCGGCGGACCGGTGGGCGCTGCCGCAGGGGCAGGGCGCGATCCTCGGGCCGATCACGAGCGAGCTGCCGCTCGCCAAGGCGGCCGCCGACCTCGGGTCGGGCAGCGTCGATGCCGCGCAGGCGCAGACCGCCATGCAGGAAGCGGTGGCCGAGATTGCCGGCCGCGACTGA
- a CDS encoding carbohydrate ABC transporter permease, giving the protein MGRVREGRLRTARGAPTSKLRTRENRDGITLVAPVVLVVAAIIVVPIVWTVVLSFQDARYVDVARNGLFNEVTLDNYADVLTSPAFWQALVTTVQYSVATTVGSITVGLVAALAFRDRFRFRAPLRAVMLLPYVAPVVATTFVWQVALNPQYGVVNAFGTQVLGWEHPVNFLSAAPTALLTVIVYDIWRYFPFAFLFLGAALTGLSKEIEEAAVVDGATPLQKFWFVVLPQLLPTVALLVLFRMVMAFNEFDDVYLLTGGAAGTQVASVRVFEQLTGSSDIGGASATAAVMAVFLGVALAIYLRLTARQREESR; this is encoded by the coding sequence ATGGGACGCGTCAGGGAAGGCCGCCTCCGCACGGCACGGGGTGCGCCGACGTCGAAGCTGCGCACGCGGGAGAACCGCGACGGCATCACGCTGGTCGCGCCGGTGGTGCTGGTGGTGGCCGCGATCATCGTGGTGCCGATCGTCTGGACCGTGGTGCTGTCGTTCCAGGACGCGCGCTACGTGGACGTGGCCCGCAACGGCCTGTTCAACGAGGTCACGCTCGACAACTACGCCGACGTGCTCACGTCGCCCGCGTTCTGGCAGGCGCTCGTCACCACGGTCCAGTACTCGGTGGCGACCACCGTCGGGTCGATCACCGTGGGCCTCGTGGCGGCGCTCGCGTTCCGGGACCGGTTCCGGTTCCGCGCGCCGCTGCGCGCCGTCATGCTCCTGCCCTACGTGGCGCCCGTCGTGGCGACGACGTTCGTGTGGCAGGTGGCGCTGAACCCGCAGTACGGCGTGGTGAACGCGTTCGGCACGCAGGTGCTCGGCTGGGAGCACCCGGTCAACTTCCTGTCCGCGGCACCCACGGCGCTCCTCACCGTGATCGTCTACGACATCTGGCGGTACTTCCCGTTCGCGTTCCTCTTCCTCGGGGCGGCCCTGACGGGCCTCAGCAAGGAGATCGAGGAGGCAGCGGTGGTCGACGGCGCCACACCGCTGCAGAAGTTCTGGTTCGTCGTGCTGCCCCAGCTCCTGCCGACGGTCGCCCTGCTGGTGCTGTTCCGCATGGTCATGGCCTTCAACGAGTTCGACGACGTCTACCTGCTCACGGGCGGCGCCGCGGGCACGCAGGTGGCCTCGGTGCGGGTGTTCGAGCAGCTCACCGGGTCCAGCGACATCGGCGGCGCGAGTGCGACCGCCGCGGTGATGGCCGTGTTCCTGGGGGTCGCGCTGGCGATCTACCTACGGCTGACGGCCCGGCAGCGGGAGGAGAGCCGATGA
- a CDS encoding carbohydrate ABC transporter permease encodes MSTVSVQSRVLRVLRVVVIVALVAATVLPFVYMLSLSFVRIDDLLRDPLRVLPQLDRITTETYRAVLASEEDGGYGFGRFMRNSAVVAVAASALTVALVVPASYALTRLRFAGRSQVSWLFLAVYLFPTIIIAVPVFVGFQVLGLGSSLVGLVIAYIALTVPVSVHMLRNYLAGIPESIDEAAVIDGASRFQIMTRITVPLAMPTIMSTALYSFMIAWNEFLFALLFLSAKQDLWTVSLGLTRLADGQEVSKTVLMAGSVLLTVPIVILYGVAERALTEGLTAGADKG; translated from the coding sequence ATGAGCACCGTGTCCGTCCAGAGCCGCGTGCTGCGGGTGCTGCGCGTCGTGGTGATCGTCGCGCTCGTCGCGGCGACCGTGCTGCCGTTCGTCTACATGCTGAGCCTGAGCTTCGTGCGCATCGACGACCTGCTGCGCGACCCGCTGCGCGTGCTGCCGCAGCTCGACCGGATCACCACCGAGACGTACCGCGCGGTGCTGGCCTCCGAGGAGGACGGCGGGTACGGGTTCGGGCGGTTCATGCGCAACTCCGCGGTCGTCGCCGTGGCGGCGTCGGCCCTGACGGTCGCGCTCGTGGTGCCGGCGTCGTACGCACTGACGCGCCTGCGGTTCGCCGGGCGCTCGCAGGTCTCGTGGCTGTTTCTGGCCGTGTACCTGTTCCCGACGATCATCATCGCCGTGCCCGTGTTCGTGGGCTTCCAGGTGCTGGGGCTCGGGTCGTCGCTGGTCGGGCTGGTGATCGCGTACATCGCGCTGACCGTGCCCGTCTCGGTGCACATGCTCCGCAACTACCTGGCGGGCATCCCCGAGTCGATCGACGAGGCGGCCGTGATCGACGGCGCCTCCCGGTTCCAGATCATGACCCGCATCACCGTGCCGCTCGCGATGCCGACCATCATGTCGACCGCCCTGTACTCGTTCATGATCGCGTGGAACGAGTTCCTGTTCGCGCTCCTGTTCCTCTCGGCCAAGCAGGACCTGTGGACGGTCTCGCTCGGTCTGACCCGCCTCGCCGACGGTCAGGAGGTGTCGAAGACGGTTCTCATGGCGGGCAGCGTGCTCCTCACCGTGCCGATCGTGATTTTGTATGGAGTGGCCGAGCGCGCCCTCACCGAGGGGCTGACCGCGGGAGCCGACAAGGGCTGA
- a CDS encoding ROK family protein translates to MTAGAGEILQLIRSGRATTRIQVLEATGLSRVTVAQRMDALLAAGIVRTAGDAGATGGRRSERFVFDPADSLVLVAALELDAAELAVVDPHGALLARMSLDLDLAAGPESVLPVLLDGFDTLLGDVGIKPASVGGVALSVPGPVDPHDHRLSDPPVMPGWGAWPVVETVRDRFDVPVHLENDADATAYGEFTELGGGRDGRPEPFVLVKVSRFLGAGLVIDGRAYRGTDGGAGDIGHVDVGGDAVCRCGRRGCLAAEAGGTALLRRLGEAGSDVGSLAELRALAERGDALVTAELERAAGLIGRVLAVVVGVLNPADLVVAGELAVPAMIAGIRAGVYAGAQPRATARLRIRAATLGPEAVLVGLARVAVDDRFSAEAVDARLG, encoded by the coding sequence GTGACAGCAGGCGCGGGCGAGATCCTGCAGCTCATCCGGAGCGGACGGGCGACGACGCGCATCCAGGTGCTGGAGGCGACGGGGCTCTCGCGGGTCACCGTGGCGCAGCGGATGGACGCGCTGCTGGCGGCGGGCATCGTCCGCACGGCGGGCGACGCCGGGGCGACGGGAGGACGGCGCTCGGAGCGGTTCGTGTTCGATCCGGCCGACTCGTTGGTGCTGGTGGCGGCCCTGGAACTTGACGCGGCGGAGCTCGCGGTCGTCGACCCGCACGGCGCGCTGCTGGCCCGGATGTCGCTGGACCTGGACCTCGCGGCCGGGCCGGAGTCCGTCCTGCCCGTGCTGCTGGACGGGTTCGACACGCTGCTCGGCGACGTCGGGATCAAGCCCGCCTCCGTCGGCGGGGTCGCGCTGTCCGTGCCTGGACCCGTCGACCCGCACGACCACCGCCTGTCCGACCCGCCGGTCATGCCGGGCTGGGGCGCGTGGCCCGTGGTCGAGACCGTGCGCGACCGGTTCGACGTGCCCGTGCACCTCGAGAACGACGCCGACGCGACGGCGTACGGCGAGTTCACGGAGCTGGGCGGGGGCCGCGACGGACGGCCGGAGCCGTTCGTGCTGGTCAAGGTGTCCCGGTTCCTCGGGGCGGGGCTCGTCATCGACGGCCGCGCCTACCGCGGGACCGACGGCGGGGCCGGCGACATCGGGCACGTCGACGTGGGCGGCGACGCCGTCTGCCGGTGCGGGCGCCGCGGCTGCCTCGCCGCCGAGGCGGGCGGGACGGCGCTGCTGCGCAGGCTCGGGGAGGCGGGGTCCGACGTCGGCTCGCTGGCCGAGCTGCGGGCGCTCGCGGAGCGCGGCGACGCCCTCGTGACGGCGGAGCTGGAGCGGGCCGCGGGGCTGATCGGCCGGGTGCTGGCCGTCGTCGTCGGGGTGCTCAACCCGGCGGACCTCGTCGTGGCCGGCGAGCTCGCGGTGCCGGCGATGATCGCCGGCATCCGGGCCGGTGTCTACGCGGGCGCGCAGCCCCGGGCGACCGCTCGCCTGCGCATCCGGGCCGCCACGCTCGGGCCCGAGGCCGTGCTCGTCGGGCTGGCGCGGGTCGCCGTCGACGACCGGTTCTCGGCCGAGGCGGTCGACGCCCGGCTCGGCTGA